TGATCGGCCGACGCGGCCCGCAATGGTGGGCGCACGCGATCCGGCGGGCAACGTCGATCCTGGTGGTCGAGGTCGGCGGCAAGGTGGCCGGCTACGCCACGATCGGCCGCAATCGGGCGCGCGAGCTTCCCCAGCAGGGCGAGATCTACGAACTCTACCTCAAGCCCGAGTGCCAGGGCATCGGGCTCGGCACCCGCCTCTTCGCGGCGGCGCGGGCCCGGCTCGCTGCGCACAACATGAAGGGGCTGGTCGTGTGGGCGCTGGAGGACAATGTCGGCGCCCTCGACTTCTACACCGGATCCGGCGGCCGCGAT
This portion of the Mesorhizobium shangrilense genome encodes:
- a CDS encoding GNAT family N-acetyltransferase, producing MTTLTVDIRKAEPRDADAIADVHQAAWRGAYAGIIPHRALNAMIGRRGPQWWAHAIRRATSILVVEVGGKVAGYATIGRNRARELPQQGEIYELYLKPECQGIGLGTRLFAAARARLAAHNMKGLVVWALEDNVGALDFYTGSGGRDVAEGVEVFDQKALRKVAFVWD